Proteins encoded within one genomic window of Brassica rapa cultivar Chiifu-401-42 chromosome A09, CAAS_Brap_v3.01, whole genome shotgun sequence:
- the LOC103843303 gene encoding uncharacterized protein LOC103843303, whose amino-acid sequence MGGCVSTPKSCVGSKMRSKRRKSRKRRKLQRKRAAGSFDNLDHPPNNLPTPSFRVSGEEAWFESNAAFETDCDDDFHSVTEDSLSLNGGERASVSSTITTSSTGDSDSNESMSQSKSDTNQPDSIDSSSADEGGHLPNNCLPCLTPISVVPCVEKGRSLSSSPPSSRKKASLKLSYKWREGHASGALFLSKLQLKRPVAGSQVPFCPVDKKMLDCWTTIEPNSFRVRGKTYLRDKKKEFAASQAAYNPFGVDVFLSERKINHIAQYVKLPVTTASAKLPSLLVVNVQIPLYPTTIFQGETDGEGMNIVLYFKLSDNYSKELPLHFQESIQRLIDDEVEKVKSFPMDTTAPFRERLKILGRVANVDDLHLSGPEKKLMQAYNEKPVLSRPQHEFYSGESYFEIDIDMHRFSYISRKGFETFIDRLKICVLDVGLTIQGNKPEELPEQILCCVRLNGIDFMNYHQLTQEV is encoded by the exons atgggaggTTGCGTGTCGACGCCGAAGAGCTGTGTGGGATCGAAGATGAGGTCTAAGCGAAGGAAGAGTCGTAAAAGACGCAAGCTTCAGAGGAAAAGAGCCGCCGGATCATTTGACAATCTCGATCATCCTCCCAACAACTTGCCCACTCCCAGTTTCAGAG TAAGTGGAGAAGAAGCATGGTTTGAGTCCAATGCAGCCTTTGAAACAGATTGTGATGATGATTTCCATAGCGTCACTGaag aTAGCTTGTCTTTAAACGGAGGTGAGCGTGCATCAGTCTCCAGTACTATAACCACATCATCAACAGGAGACTCTGACTCAAACGAATCCATGTCCCAGTCGAAATCTGACACAAACCAGCCTGATTCCATTGATTCATCATCTGCAGACGAAGGAGGACACTTGCCTAATAACTGTTTGCCTTGTCTGACTCCAATAAGTGTTGTTCCTTGTGTTGAAAAAGGAAGGTCTCTTAGCTCTAGCCCTCCAAGCTCCAGGAAAAAAGCGTCTCTTAAACTATCTTATAAATGGAGAGAAGGTCATGCTTCAGGAGCCTTGT TTCTTTCTAAACTACAGTTGAAGAGACCAGTAGCTGGTTCTCAGGTCCCTTTCTGTCCAGTCGACAAGAAAATGCTAGACTGTTGGACAACCATCGAGCCAAATAGCTTCCGCGTTCGTGGCAAAACATATCTAAG GGACAAGAAGAAAGAGTTTGCAGCTAGCCAAGCTGCTTATAACCCTTTTGGTGTCGATGTTTTCTTATCAGAACGTAAAATAAACCATATCGCACAATACGTCAAGCTTCCCGTAACTACCGCATCCGCAAAACTCCCATCTCTCCTTGTTGTTAATGTTCAG ATTCCATTGTATCCAACTACGATCTTCCAAGGCGAAACTGATGGAGAAGGAATGAATATTGTTTTGTACTTCAAACTTTCGGATAATTATTCAAAGGAGCTTCCGCTTCATTTTCAAGAAAGCATTCAG AGATTAATAGATGATGAGGTTGAGAAAGTTAAAAGCTTCCCTATGGATACAACCGCGCCTTTCAGAGAACGGCTGAAGATATTGGGACGTGTTGCCAACGTGGATGATCTGCATTTGAGTGGTCCAGAGAAGAAGCTGATGCAGGCTTACAACGAGAAGCCTGTTCTTTCGCGTCCGCAGCACGAGTTCTACTCG GGTGAAAGTTACTTTGAGATTGATATTGATATGCATAGATTCAGTTATATATCCCGGAAAGGGTTTGAAACATTCATAGACAGACTCAAGATCTGCGTTCTTGATGTTGGCCTCACAATTCAg GGTAACAAACCAGAGGAGCTACCAGAGCAGATTCTGTGTTGTGTCAGGCTAAATGGGATTGACTTCATGAACTATCATCAATTAACTCAAGaagtataa
- the LOC103843302 gene encoding pentatricopeptide repeat-containing protein At4g01990, mitochondrial isoform X2: MASLRLWKKVATPLPSGWKMACTTFSSSVENSDPIKAEKVGKMKVFQKLKSLTVETIDLILKEEEKKGVYVTQTDLVRWAKRIDKRNNRPENSLEIFRWMDKKKMVFSPSQLELFVDLLGELKGAEAALAYFDKVEPNFDEMDAEAKNRPAYLKLLYWFRVKEESQTSGARTHVLKFPKVDDPQWAKNSTPTTPAQKRNLFSKLKSSETCCDHLLREMEDQGFCITKADLNRWIKLLEKQGHTQKALEIDAFKEWKYVSFYHQLRGTFNRSSVSWEPSNNIPDVTQVATTGFLHGYANST, from the exons ATGGCTTCTCTTCGCCTCTGGAAGAAGGTCGCAACTCCGCTGCCCTCTGGCTGGAAGATGGCTTGTACAACGTTTTCATCTAGCGTCGAGAACTCTGATCCTAtcaaggcagagaaggtggggAAGATGAAGGTATTCCAGAAGCTGAAGTCACTTACGGTTGAGACAATTGATCTCATCTTaaaggaggaagagaagaagggCGTTTACGTCACTCAGACGGATCTTGTCAGATGGGCGAAACGTATTGATAAGAGGAACAACAGGCCTGAAAACTCTCtcgag ATCTTTAGGTGGATGGATAAAAAGAAGATGGTGTTTTCTCCCTCCCAACTTGAGCTTTTTGTGGATCTTCTGGGCGAGCTTAAAGGAGCAGAAGCGGCTTTAGCCTACTTTGACAAAGTAGAGCCAAATTTCGATGAGATGGACGCTGAAGCCAAAAACCGCCCTGCTTACTTGAAGCTCTTGTATTGGTTCCGGGTTAAAGAAGAGAGTCAGACTTCGGGGGCAAGAACACATGTTCTCAAGTTCCCTAAAGTTGATGATCCTCAATGGGCTAAGAATTCTACTCCTACTACTCCTGCTCAGAAGAGAAATCTTTTTTCCAAGCTCAAATCCTCTGAAACCTGTTGTGACCACCTTTTGAGAGAGATGGAGGACCAAGGGTTTTGCATCACCAAAGCAGATCTAAACCGCTGGATAAAACTCCTCGAAAaacaaggacacacacagaaagCTCTAGAG ATCGACGCGTTTAAGGAGTGGAAATACGTTTCCTTTTATCATCAACTGCGTGGAACGTTTAACCGTAGCTCTGTTTCTTGGGAACCAAGTAACAATATCCCTGACGTAACTCAAGTGGCGACAACAGGCTTTTTGCATGGCTATGCAAATTCTACGTAG
- the LOC103843302 gene encoding pentatricopeptide repeat-containing protein At4g01990, mitochondrial isoform X1: MASLRLWKKVATPLPSGWKMACTTFSSSVENSDPIKAEKVGKMKVFQKLKSLTVETIDLILKEEEKKGVYVTQTDLVRWAKRIDKRNNRPENSLEIFRWMDKKKMVFSPSQLELFVDLLGELKGAEAALAYFDKVEPNFDEMDAEAKNRPAYLKLLYWFRVKEESQTSGARTHVLKFPKVDDPQWAKNSTPTTPAQKRNLFSKLKSSETCCDHLLREMEDQGFCITKADLNRWIKLLEKQGHTQKALEVLSLLFFPLIFLCLFWLLNALFACRSTRLRSGNTFPFIINCVERLTVALFLGNQVTISLT, encoded by the exons ATGGCTTCTCTTCGCCTCTGGAAGAAGGTCGCAACTCCGCTGCCCTCTGGCTGGAAGATGGCTTGTACAACGTTTTCATCTAGCGTCGAGAACTCTGATCCTAtcaaggcagagaaggtggggAAGATGAAGGTATTCCAGAAGCTGAAGTCACTTACGGTTGAGACAATTGATCTCATCTTaaaggaggaagagaagaagggCGTTTACGTCACTCAGACGGATCTTGTCAGATGGGCGAAACGTATTGATAAGAGGAACAACAGGCCTGAAAACTCTCtcgag ATCTTTAGGTGGATGGATAAAAAGAAGATGGTGTTTTCTCCCTCCCAACTTGAGCTTTTTGTGGATCTTCTGGGCGAGCTTAAAGGAGCAGAAGCGGCTTTAGCCTACTTTGACAAAGTAGAGCCAAATTTCGATGAGATGGACGCTGAAGCCAAAAACCGCCCTGCTTACTTGAAGCTCTTGTATTGGTTCCGGGTTAAAGAAGAGAGTCAGACTTCGGGGGCAAGAACACATGTTCTCAAGTTCCCTAAAGTTGATGATCCTCAATGGGCTAAGAATTCTACTCCTACTACTCCTGCTCAGAAGAGAAATCTTTTTTCCAAGCTCAAATCCTCTGAAACCTGTTGTGACCACCTTTTGAGAGAGATGGAGGACCAAGGGTTTTGCATCACCAAAGCAGATCTAAACCGCTGGATAAAACTCCTCGAAAaacaaggacacacacagaaagCTCTAGAGGTTTTGTCTCTGTTATTTTTCCCATTGATTTTCTTATGTCTATTTTGGTTATTAAATGCTCTTTTTGCTTGTAGATCGACGCGTTTAAGGAGTGGAAATACGTTTCCTTTTATCATCAACTGCGTGGAACGTTTAACCGTAGCTCTGTTTCTTGGGAACCAAGTAACAATATCCCTGACGTAA
- the LOC103843304 gene encoding glutathione S-transferase U18 — MVTGDVKLIGSWASVFVMRARIALNLKSISYEFLQETYGTKSELLLKSNPVHKKIPVLIHDDKPVCESNIIVQYIDEAWSSYGLSILPSQPYDRAIARFWAAYVDDKWFIALRSILTARGEEEKKAAIAEVEERTDHLEKAFIECSNGKPFFNGDHIGYLDIALGSFLGWWKVVELDANHILLDETKTPSLFQWAERFCNDPDVKPLMPETTKLAEFARKLFPKPQA, encoded by the exons ATGGTGACCGGCGACGTAAAGCTGATTGGCTCATGGGCTAGTGTTTTCGTCATGAGGGCCAGAATCGCTCTCAACCTCAAATCTATTAGCTACGAGTTTCTCCAGGAGACATACGGTACTAAGAGCGAGTTGCTCCTTAAATCTAATCCCGTTCACAAGAAGATCCCGGTTCTGATTCACGATGACAAACCCGTGTGTGAGTCCAACATCATCGTTCAGTACATCGACGAGGCTTGGAGCTCATATGGACTGTCTATTCTCCCTTCCCAGCCCTACGACAGAGCCATCGCTCGGTTCTGGGCCGCCTACGTCGACGATAAG TGGTTTATTGCTCTGAGAAGTATCCTAACCGCTCgaggagaagaggagaagaaagCAGCCATAGCTGAAGTCGAAGAAAGGACTGACCATTTAGAGAAAGCCTTCATCGAGTGCAGCAATGGGAAACCGTTCTTCAACGGTGACCATATCGGTTACCTAGACATTGCCCTAGGGAGCTTCTTGGGTTGGTGGAAAGTTGTGGAGTTAGACGCCAATCATATACTTCTTGACGAGACCAAGACTCCCTCTCTGTTCCAGTGGGCAGAGCGGTTCTGTAATGACCCTGATGTGAAGCCTCTCATGCCGGAGACTACAAAGCTAGCTGAATTTGCAAGGAAACTCTTTCCCAAGCCGCAGGCTTGA
- the LOC103843307 gene encoding uncharacterized protein LOC103843307, whose protein sequence is MFLRRLLKSSQISSSVGRIRTISSSPNVTTPPTPSTSEFVGRSTFRKVAETIAPSVVNIYAPNDDLYGSGILFGEGDKIITCGHVVRNFHKFRTSSVYRSKTIEVMVTSNFGQNFIGTVVDCDLNYDSALVKIESPVSFSPATFGISKHFAVED, encoded by the exons ATGTTTCTCCGACGCCTTTTGAAATCTTCTCAGATCTCCTCCTCTGTGGGGAGGATCAGAACCATCTCTAGCTCCCCTAATGTTACTACTCCTCCTACTCCTTCTACTTCTGAGTTTGTTGGAAGAAGCACTTTCAGAAAGGTTGCTGAAACCATCGCTCCTTCTGTGGTCAACATCTATGCACCAAACGACG ATTTGTATGGCTCTGGCATCTTGTTCGGTGAAGGAGACAAAATAATCACTTGTGGTCACGTCGTCCGCAACTTCCACAAGTTTCGAACGAGTTCTGTCTATCGTTCAAAGACAATTGAG GTTATGGTCACATCGAACTTTGGTCAAAATTTTATAGGAACGGTTGTTGACTGTGACCTTAACTATGATTCTGCACTAGTTAAGATCGAGTCGCCAGTGTCATTCTCTCCTGCAACATTTGGCATTTCAAAGCATTTCGCTGTTGAAGATTGA
- the LOC103843305 gene encoding dynamin-2A, producing MDAIDELSQLSDSMKQAASLLADEDPDETSSSKRPATFLNVVALGNVGAGKSAALNSLIGHPILPTGENGATRAPIIIDLSRDASLSSKAIILQIDNKNQQVSASALRHSLQDRLGKGASGKNRDEIYLKLRTSTAPPLKLVDMPGLDQRIVDDSMIAQYAQHNDAILLVIVPASQASEILSSRALKIAKEYDPESTRTVGIIGKIDQAAENPKALAAVQALLSNQGPPKTTDIPWVALIGQSVAIASAQSGSGENSLETAWRAESESLKSILTGAPQSKLGRIALVDTLASQIRSRMKLRLPNILSGLQGKSQTVQSELARLGEQLVDSAEGTRAIALELCREFEEKFLLHLVGGEGSGWKVVESFEGNFPNRIKQLPLDRHFDLNNVKRVVLEADGYQPYLISPEKGLRSLIKIVLELAKDPARLCVDEVHRVLVDIVSASANATPGLGRYPPFKREVVAIASAALDGFKNEAKKMVVALVDMERAFVPPQHFIRLVQRRMERQRREEELKGRSSKKGQDAEQSLLSRASSPQPDGPIAGGSMKSMKDKPSPQDKESPEVSGLKTAGPEGEITAGYLMKKSAKTNGWSRRWFVLNEKTGKLGYTKKQEERNFRGTITLEECTIEELPEEEVEKSKSSKDKKANGPDSKGPGLVFKLTCKVPYKTVLKAHNALVLKAESVVDKNEWINKLQKVIQARGGQVVNVSMRHSLSEGSIDKMARKPIDPEEELRWMSQEVRGYVEAVLNSLAANVPKAVVLCQVEKAKEDMLNQLYSSISAIGNERIESLIQEDQNVKRRRERYQKQSSLLSKLTRQLSVHDNRAAAASSWSDNGAPESSPRTSGGSSSGDDWRNAFNSAANGAPDSLSRYGSGGHSRRYSDPAQNGEAESPGSGSNRRTTPNRLPPGPPQAGSSYKY from the exons ATGGACGCGATCGACGAGTTGTCTCAGCTCTCAGATTCGATGAAACAGGCGGCGTCTCTGCTCGCCGACGAAGATCCCGACGAGACCTCTTCTTCCAAACGCCCCGCCACGTTCCTTAACGTCGTAGCCCTAGGAAATGTG GGAGCTGGAAAGTCTGCGGCTTTAAACAGTTTAATTGGGCATCCTATTCTG CCTACGGGTGAGAATGGTGCTACACGGGCTCCTATAATCATTGACTTGAGCAGGGATGCTTCTTTGAGTAGCAAAGCAATTATCTTGCAGATCGACAATAAAAATCAGCAAGTTTCAGCAA GTGCTTTGAGACATTCTCTTCAAGACAGGCTTGGCAAAGGCGCCTCTGGGAAGAATCGTgatgaaatttatttaaaacttCGTACCAGCACTG CTCCACCATTGAAATTAGTTGACATGCCTGGACTGGACCAGCGAATTGTGGATGATTCAATG ATTGCTCAATATGCTCAGCACAATGATGCCATACTGTTGGTTATAGTCCCTGCTAGCCAGGCGTCTGAGATTTTGTCATCCCGAGCCCTAAAGATTGCAAAGGAGTATGATCCAGAGA GCACCAGGACAGTAGGCATTATTGGCAAGATTGACCAGGCTGCCGAGAACCCTAAAGCCCTTGCAGCTGTTCAGGCTCTTCTTTCAAATCAAGGACCGCCAAAAACAACCGACATTCCATGGGTTGCTCTTATTGGCCAATCCGTTGCAATTGCATCAGCACAGTCTGGAAGTGGTGAGAACTCCTTAGAAACCGCATGGCGTGCTGAGAGTGAAAGTCTTAAGTCAATTTTGACTGGGGCTCCACAAAGCAAGCTTGGCAGAATTGCTTTGGTGGACACCCTTGCTAGCCAGATTCGTAGCAGAATGAAGCTCAGGCTTCCAAATATCTTGTCTGG GCTCCAGGGCAAGTCTCAAACGGTGCAGAGTGAACTAGCGAGGCTTGGTGAACAACTAGTTGACAGCGCTGAAGGTACAAGAGCTATAGCTTTGGAGCTTTGCCGTGAGTTCGAGGAAAAATTTCTTCTCCACTTGGTTGGTGGTGAA GGAAGTGGTTGGAAAGTTGTTGAAAGTTTTGAAGGAAATTTCCCCAACCGAATCAAGCAGCTTCCATTGGACAGACATTTTGACTTGAACAATGTTAAACGG GTTGTTTTGGAGGCAGATGGTTATCAACCTTATCTCATATCGCCAGAAAAAGGGTTGAGATCGTTGATAAAGATTGTTCTTGAGTTGGCTAAAGACCCGGCGCGTCTTTGTGTTGATGAG GTTCACCGAGTTCTTGTTGACATAGTTTCGGCCTCTGCAAATGCTACACCTGGACTCGGGAGATATCCTCCTTTCAAGCGAGAG GTTGTAGCTATAGCAAGTGCAGCCCTTGATGGTTTCAAGAATGAAGCCAAGAAAATGGTGGTTGCACTAGTTGATATGGAACGCGCTTTTGTACCACCTCAACATTTTATCCGCCTTGTGCAAAGGAG AATGGAAAGACAACGTCGCGAGGAAGAGCTGAAAGGACGATCTTCTAAGAAGGGACAAGATGCAGAGCAGTCCCTTTTAAGCAGG GCTTCTAGTCCTCAGCCAGATGGGCCAATCGCTGGTGGTAGCATGAAATCAATGAAAGACAAACCTAGTCCACAAGATAAAGAGTCGCCAGAGGTCTCTGGTCTGAAAACTGCTGGCCCTGAGGGAGAGATAACAGCAG GGTACTTAATGAAGAAAAGTGCAAAAACAAATGGATGGAGTAGGCGATGGTTTGTTCTGAATGAGAAAACGGGAAAG CTGGGCTATACCAAAAAGCAAGAAGAAAGAAACTTCCGGGGCACTATAACTTTGGAG GAATGCACTATTGAAGAACTTCCCGAGGAAGAAGTAGAAAAGTCAAAGAGTTCGAAGGACAAGAAGGCAAACGGACCTGATTCAAAAGGACCAGGTCTTGTATTTAAGTTAACCTGCAAGGTTCCCTATAAGACTGTACTAAAAG CTCACAATGCACTTGTGCTCAAGGCTGAGAGTGTAGTCGATAAGAACGAGTGGATTAATAAGTTGCAAAAGGTCATTCAGGCTCGAGGAGGCCAAGTGGTGAATGTTTCTATGAGGCACAGTCTTTCAGAAGGTTCAATT GATAAGATGGCTAGGAAACCCATCGATCCAGAAGAGGAACTCCGGTGGATGTCCCAAGAAGTGCGGGGTTACGTTGAAGCTGTCCTTAACAGTCTTGCAGCCAATGTTCCAAAG GCTGTTGTTCTGTGTCAAGTGGAGAAAGCAAAAGAAGACATGCTGAATCAACTATACAGTTCTATCAG TGCAATAGGCAATGAGAGGATTGAGTCATTGATTCAAGAGGATCAGAACGTCAAACGAAGAAGAGAGCGTTACCAGAAACAATCCTCACTTCTTTCTAAGCTCACGAGGCAGCTTAGCGTTCATGACAACCGAGCTGCCGCTGCTTCAAGTTGGTCTGACAACGGTGCCCCTG AGAGTAGCCCAAGAACCAGTGGAGGTTCTTCTTCAGGGGATGACTGGAGAAATGCCTTCAACAGCGCTGCCAATGGAGCGCCAGATTCATTGTCAAGGTACGGATCAGGTGGTCACAGCCGCCGCTACAGCGATCCTGCTCAGAACGGAGAAGCAGAATCGCCAGGCTCTGGTAGCAACAGGCGAACCACCCCAAATCGGCTACCACCAGGACCACCACAGGCTGGTTCATCCTACAAGTATTAG
- the LOC103843308 gene encoding pentatricopeptide repeat-containing protein At1g10270, which translates to MSLRHLLRRSSPLLHRLSSSPIAISHIQQRLYTISISPPNESPDTTNQDSPPITFPQSPLRTTSFSSAEEAAAERRRRKRRLRIEPPLHALRRDPSSPPPKRDPNAPRLPDSTSSLVGARLNLHNRVQSLIRASDLDAASKLARQSVYSSTRPTVFTCNAIVAAMYRSKRYADSISLFEYFFKQSNIVPNVVSYNQIINAHCDEGHVEEALEVYRYILANSPFAPSSVTYRHLTKGLVQAGRIGEAVSLVREMLSKGQAADSVVYSNVIRGYLDLGDLDKANEFFDELKSKCTVYDGIVHGTFMEYWFEKGNDKEGMESYRSLLDKKFRMHPHTGNALLEVFLKYGKKSEAWGLFNEMLDNHTPPNILSVNSETISIMVNECFKMGEFNEAIETFKKVGRNPTSRPFVMDYLGYSNIVTRFCEHGMLPEAERFFAESVGKSLPPDAPSHRAMIDAYLKAERVEDAVKMLNRMVDVNLRVVAEFGTRVFGELIRNGKVKESAEVLSKMGEREPKPDPSVYDVVVRGLCEGDALDQAKDIVGQMVGYGVGVTPVLREFLIETFEKAGRREEIEKTLNTVNRPVRNSGQSGYTAPRVPGVLGATSAAPQQPRDRAPWTSHGTSLPNSGGANGTAGQTSGGTYKANNSQNTSWSNTSVNQQQKPWSNQTPVQPSPSWSSQGPGYQQQQSWSQQPGWSSPSGHQQSWATQTTGQQQQWANQTPSQQQQWSNQNTGHQQSWANQTTGQHQQWTNQNTGHQQYQNTGHHQQPWGNQTPGQQQQWTNQTAGQHSAWTGQQQPWSNQTATPQQSQWSNPSSGQVANQAPWSNSGNSHFPQQQEPESSHGWQDGEEKKVVESSK; encoded by the coding sequence ATGTCTCTCCGTCACCTCCTTCGCCGTTCCTCCCCTTTACTACACCGTCTCTCTTCATCCCCAATTGCGATCTCACACATCCAGCAACGCCTCTACACCATCTCAATCTCCCCACCCAACGAATCTCCAGACACAACCAATCAAGATTCCCCTCCGATCACCTTCCCACAGTCCCCTCTCCGAACCACATCCTTCTCATCAGCCGAAGAAGCCGCCGCCGAGCGCCGCCGCCGCAAACGCCGCCTCCGCATCGAACCCCCACTCCACGCCCTCCGCCGCGACCCCTCATCCCCTCCCCCGAAACGCGACCCCAACGCCCCGCGTCTCCCGGACTCAACCTCCTCCCTCGTCGGCGCGCGTCTCAACCTCCACAACAGAGTCCAATCCCTAATCCGAGCCTCCGACCTCGACGCCGCCTCCAAACTCGCTCGCCAGTCCGTCTACTCCAGCACCCGCCCCACCGTCTTCACCTGCAACGCCATCGTCGCCGCCATGTACAGATCCAAGCGCTACGCCGACTCGATCTCCCTCTTCGAGTACTTCTTCAAGCAGTCCAACATCGTCCCCAACGTCGTCTCCTACAACCAGATCATCAACGCTCACTGCGACGAGGGACACGTGGAGGAGGCTCTCGAGGTGTACCGTTACATACTGGCTAACTCTCCTTTCGCTCCTTCGTCGGTTACGTATAGGCATTTGACGAAAGGGTTGGTTCAAGCTGGGAGGATCGGGGAGGCTGTTAGCTTGGTTAGGGAGATGTTGAGCAAAGGCCAAGCTGCTGATTCGGTTGTGTATAGTAATGTTATAAGAGGTTACTTGGATCTTGGGGATTTAGATAAGGCTAATGAGTTTTTCGATGAGTTGAAGAGTAAGTGTACTGTTTACGATGGGATTGTGCATGGGACGTTTATGGAGTATTGGTTTGAGAAAGGGAATGATAAGGAGGGTATGGAGTCTTACAGGTCTTTGTTGGATAAGAAGTTTAGAATGCATCCGCATACTGGGAATGCGCTTCTTGAAGTTTTCTTAAAGTATGGTAAAAAGAGTGAGGCTTGGGGTTTGTTTAATGAGATGTTGGATAATCACACGCCTCCTAATATTCTGTCTGTGAACTCGGAGACGATTAGTATAATGGTGAACGAGTGTTTCAAGATGGGGGAGTTTAATGAAGCGATCGAGACGTTTAAGAAAGTTGGGAGGAATCCCACTTCGAGGCCGTTTGTGATGGATTATTTGGGTTACAGTAACATAGTGACGAGGTTCTGTGAGCACGGGATGTTACCGGAGGCTGAAAGGTTCTTTGCGGAGAGTGTGGGTAAGTCTTTGCCTCCTGATGCTCCGAGCCACAGAGCGATGATTGATGCTTATCTCAAGGCGGAGAGGGTTGAGGATGCTGTCAAGATGTTGAATAGGATGGTGGATGTGAATCTGAGGGTGGTTGCTGAGTTTGGTACGAGGGTGTTTGGTGAGCTGATTAGGAATGGGAAGGTCAAGGAATCTGCGGAGGTTTTGAGTAAGATGGGAGAGAGGGAGCCGAAACCAGATCCTTCGGTTTACGATGTGGTGGTTAGAGGTCTTTGTGAGGGGGATGCACTTGACCAAGCCAAGGATATAGTTGGTCAGATGGTTGGATATGGTGTTGGGGTTACTCCTGTGCTGAGGGAGTTTTTAATAGAGACTTTTGAGAAAGCAGGACGTCGTGAGGAGATTGAGAAAACCTTGAACACGGTTAACCGTCCGGTTAGAAACTCTGGCCAATCTGGTTACACTGCACCTAGGGTGCCTGGAGTGTTGGGAGCCACATCTGCAGCTCCTCAGCAACCTAGAGACAGGGCGCCATGGACGAGCCATGGGACAAGCCTTCCAAATTCAGGTGGGGCCAATGGAACTGCAGGTCAAACATCAGGAGGAACTTACAAGGCTAATAATAGCCAGAATACGTCTTGGTCCAACACCTCTGTTAACCAGCAGCAAAAACCATGGTCTAATCAGACGCCAGTGCAACCGTCACCATCATGGTCGAGTCAAGGACCAGGATATCAACAGCAGCAATCTTGGTCTCAGCAACCAGGTTGGTCAAGTCCTTCAGGTCATCAGCAATCATGGGCTACTCAGACAACTGGGCAGCAGCAACAATGGGCTAATCAGACGCCTAGCCAGCAGCAACAGTGGTCTAATCAGAACACTGGTCATCAGCAATCATGGGCTAACCAGACAACTGGCCAGCATCAACAGTGGACTAATCAAAACACCGGCCATCAGCAATATCAGAACACTGGCCATCATCAGCAACCGTGGGGTAATCAGACGCCTGGACAGCAGCAACAGTGGACTAATCAGACAGCTGGCCAGCATTCAGCGTGGACAGGGCAGCAGCAACCGTGGTCTAATCAGACAGCTACCCCTCAGCAGTCCCAGTGGTCGAATCCCTCGTCAGGACAGGTAGCTAATCAAGCACCATGGTCAAACTCTGGGAATAGTCACTTTCCTCAACAACAGGAGCCAGAGTCCTCTCATGGGTggcaagatggagaagagaaAAAGGTAGTTGAATCGAGCAAGTAG